In Podospora pseudopauciseta strain CBS 411.78 chromosome 2 map unlocalized CBS411.78m_2, whole genome shotgun sequence, the genomic stretch AAGTGGTGGATGACTTCGGAGCCGTAAAAGGTCAACTCGGCGGCCTCGGCTGGGGTGATGGAAGGGATGAGTCTGGCGGTGGGGACCTTGGTAGGGTCGGCGGTGAAGATGCCATCAACTTCCTTCCAGATCTGAAGCTCATCAGCCCTGAGGCCGACAGCAGCCAGGGAAGCGCAGAGATCCGTGTAGCCACGGCCGATGTCACCATCCAAAAGACTTCCAGGGACGTTACCGAAGAAGCCAGTGACGACTGGTACACGGTCCTCACACGCAAGGATCTTCTTGGCAATGACGGCGGTGACTTGACGGTAAAAGCCGGCATCGAGCCGCCCTGGGCTGTCAAGGTGTAGTACATCAGCCAAGTCAACATACTCGGCATCGACTCCCTATGTCGTGTCAGTATTGTTCACCGTCGCAACCTATCCCTCAACAAAACTTACCCTGTCCTTGAGAAGATAAGTCATAAACCTACAGCTCAGCTTCTCACCAAAGCTCACCACCCTGTCCTTCGCCCTCGAGTTGATCTCCAAATTGAAGCGCTTAGCAGCCAAGAGATACTCATTGAGCAAGTGGCAGTCCTTCTCCGTATACTTCTTCACGGCCACGCTCAGCTCCGCATCTTTGATAAAAGTCTCGGCCGCATCCACATGATCATCCAGTATGTCCTGAACAATGCgcttggcctcctccagTAGCACATCCTGAGactcctcatcaccagccGAGGCAACAATAGCCCTAAGCTTTTTGTACACCTCCAATAACCTATCCGCGCAACAAACAAGCACGTTGTCAGTCCATCAGGTAAACTTTCAGGTAACAGCAACGTGGGGCGTGCCGATCCGGGGGTGTGTGCGTGATatgtgggggagaggggtcAAGGAAAAGAACACGGGGAATGCGGGATACCCCCAAAAGGGCATGGGAATTTCCAACATCCAGACACATACATGTCTCTCCCCAAACCTGCACATTCTCCCCCGTCCCGCACTCTCACAAGCGGTCTCTCCCGAAAATtgacacccccaacccatacCCCATACCCCATACCCCATACCCCATACCCGAcagggaaaaaaaacaaaaatcAAAAACTCACCTGCTCGTGGTCCCCGTCACCTTCTTCCCTGTGCTCCTCGCCgagcacaccaccaccagccgaTTATTCTCCACATGCGTCCTGATGATATCCTCCGCAATCCTATCAGGAAACTTGCCCACGCTCGTGCCACCAAACTTCTGCACCACCCACCCGTTCGTGCTGGTGTTTTTCAGTAGCGCTTGGACCATTTTGTCGTTGTGTTTCTAGTGTACCGGCAGGCAAAAAAAATATTGCTTCTTCCGCTTTGCTGACCCTTGCTAGTGAGGGTGACTCAAAAAGACCGTTGGGTTTTGGCGGGGTATTCCTCAAAAatgaaaaggagaagaaaacGTCGAGTGAGAAACCGATGAAACGGTCTATATATCTCAACTCAACTCAATTCTCTCTCGGCTGTGTCTCAACAAGACCGGGAAGAAGGATACCACCAAAAAGCGCAATGGCTCCAATGGCTAGGCTGAGGAAAGATATTTGAATGCTGAAGAGGGTGAGCGATGACTCTTCTCTTGTCCCCTGGTCCTGAGTGAAGTGGGGAGGGGTGTAATCTTTAAATATCAACAGTTAGCGCATTGAATGCCTTATATATAAAATTCAATAAAAGAAGagaaccctcccccccgcggAGACgcccggctgctgctgtctgtCGTGAAGAGGTGAGTGAGAACGTGCAGTTCCTCGTGGGGCTTCGGGTGAGACACATATGCCCACTACCTACTCAGTCACATGCTGCGCGGCGGGAGGGGATTGGAATTGGTAGGTTCGGGCAAGTGGAAGTATCCAGATGTTTTCGTGCTCGTGCAATGCGGGATATGACCAACCACCTCGTGAAGATGAAATGAAGGGGTAAGTGAGGTGCAAGTACCTTTTTTATGTGGTGTATATACTGACACCCCAAAGGTCCAGGCGCAGGTGCCGTAGGTGTAGGTAGGTGGGCGGGCAAAATCCTCGTCCAGTAGTAGCAATTGGTTTTCAATGCAGTTGTTGAAAAAAATAAAGCCACACTCCCAAAAGAAAGCGGTATAACCTCTCAGTCTAGACAACCGGAAGGGATGTTTCGCCTTAACAACCTGGGCGAGGGCTCCGCATAAAAAACCGGAGAGAGAGTGAGATAtcggagatggaggggtggtggtagtaagaaaaaaaagaattaagAAGCGGATGACTCCTCCGTTCAACACAAGCAATCAAGCCCCCGGTCCTGGTTCTCCAAACTGCAAcaaggaagagagagagagagagagaagaaaaatgcgagagagagagaaagagagagagagaggagacaCAAAGGCCGATCCGGTAAAAAATCCCCCAAGGTAATCGAGCAACAACCCACACACCCCCAATCCGACCGAGTCACAACTGACAACAACCCcggaaggggaagggaagggataTCGGATGCTCGTTACCGCGCCGGTACAGGCGTCTGGGGACCGCTGCGCTTGTTAGAGACCGCCTACTTCGGAGGCAGGGTTTTCGTGACTTTGCTGTCATTCATCAGAAACTCGCTGCTGGAGTACCTAGGAGTGTGGGGCCCGCCCGCCCGCCTGTGGTGGGGTCATGTCTGAAGTTTCGCGAACCGCCACGCTGGAGTGCATGTGAGATTTCGACAAGGTGAAATCGAGTTCCTGGCCACTTGCAGGCCACTTGTTCGTGGGTCTCGATGGATATGAAtcggggttgttgctgttcaAGTCTGCATCTGACATAGTAATGGCCCTTGAACGTGAACATCACGGTCATATTTGGAAGGATACACACACGGACGGGAATATATTCAGAGAGTAGTAACAACTTCAAAAAAGCCCTTTCAAATCGCCACAAAATCACGCCTTCGGGAGGCAACAATGCCTTCCACCCGGGCAATCAACACCGCCTAATATACAATTgttctctcctcttcctctcaagcaaataaaaaaaaaagatctttTGGTCTAAAAGAGCTAGGTATATCCGTATATGCCCCCTTTTCGCCAAATTTTTGAAcaccttttccctttttctgTCTCTGTTTCCCATGTGTCGAGTGGAGATTTCCGCTCACCCTGAATCCCGAATGATGTATGCACATTAATCCATAAATGCAACCACATCTTTCCTGTATATAGACAGACGCCTCTCCCCATATATGAATATGCAAATTCCGCGGTGGTTAGGTCCCGTCTTTCATATGCGACGGGCACACACGAACAATCGGCCTCTCCGTTCTCTCAAGGAGCTCAGATATCTGGGTCCATTAAGGTGACCGCACACCAGTCACCGATCGAGCAACCCGTTAACCTTGAGCATATCGTAAAGAGGATGTCTCCTCCCAGATATCCCTAGTTCATTTaccgcttcttctcctcaacctcctcaacctcctcagaATGCTCATCAtactcttcctccccctgttcctccaagtcctcctcaatctcctcagCCTCGGTAATGCGAGGACTGGCCGACGTGGGGACATCAGCGCCAGACATCTGCCACTCCATAAGCTTGCTGAAAGCgctgttggggttgttgctcaGCTCAGTGTAGCTGCCAATTTCGGCCACGGTGCCTTCGCTGGACAGAACAATGATCTTGTCCGACCGTTTG encodes the following:
- a CDS encoding uncharacterized protein (EggNog:ENOG503NU38; COG:E), which produces MVQALLKNTSTNGWVVQKFGGTSVGKFPDRIAEDIIRTHVENNRLVVVCSARSTGKKVTGTTSRLLEVYKKLRAIVASAGDEESQDVLLEEAKRIVQDILDDHVDAAETFIKDAELSVAVKKYTEKDCHLLNEYLLAAKRFNLEINSRAKDRVVSFGEKLSCRFMTYLLKDRGVDAEYVDLADVLHLDSPGRLDAGFYRQVTAVIAKKILACEDRVPVVTGFFGNVPGSLLDGDIGRGYTDLCASLAAVGLRADELQIWKEVDGIFTADPTKVPTARLIPSITPAEAAELTFYGSEVIHHLTMDQVIKAQPPIPIRIKNVKNPRGEGTIVKPDPTLAADQQIQRPRKPSDPSARKKPKRPTAVTVKDKISILNIHSNKRSIAHAFLARVFSILNQRRISVDLISTSEVHVSIAVHNGSSEYDSLNQAVEELRECGDVTVIHNMTILSLVGAEMKNMRGIAGKMFSTLGENSINIEMISQGASEINISCVIESRDAERAMNILHTSLFTFLEYGN